One genomic window of Bacillus mycoides includes the following:
- a CDS encoding DUF7660 family protein, translated as MDVYELISDVDSKEKLVEFLLHLQKDFKENQDEWENITLEDYLESMEAWINDCEGAYQNRGEEMPKNISWGFIAQVLLAAAHYE; from the coding sequence ATGGATGTTTATGAGTTAATTAGTGATGTAGATTCAAAAGAAAAATTAGTAGAGTTTTTGCTTCATCTTCAAAAAGATTTCAAAGAAAATCAAGATGAGTGGGAGAATATAACATTAGAAGATTACTTAGAATCAATGGAAGCATGGATAAATGATTGTGAGGGAGCCTACCAAAACAGAGGTGAAGAGATGCCTAAAAATATATCATGGGGTTTTATTGCACAGGTGTTATTGGCGGCAGCTCACTATGAATAA